The Halorientalis sp. IM1011 genome window below encodes:
- a CDS encoding S9 family peptidase: protein MHDLERYLNVRSAYGASVGPEGTVAFLMDTTGTPQIWTLDEPGGWPEQRTFYDERVTFCSFSPERRELAFGMDEGGDEFTQLFRLDLDSGEVTPLTATPDAIHYWGGWSHDGDRLAFAANRRDESVFDVYVQGRDEHGDEAELVHEGDGWLALAGWSPDDDRLLVTEHASSFDKDLYVLDLDSGDIEHVTPHEGEVRYDSPSWGPDGEAIYCCTDWDSDTLRLERLDLDTGEFEVVEDGGEWNVDGIALDDETGNLAYSRNVDGYTEITVGELTGATTYETRPGPDLPDGTAGGVSFSPDADRFALSASSRTDNTNVHVVEFENGDTERWTRASTAGIPRSSFREPELVHYETFDDREIPAYFTLPDQENRPSDGVPVVVDIHGGPESQRRPSFSGLTQYFLSRGYAVFEPNVRGSTGYGTAYTHLDDVEKRMDSVKDIRAAVDWLAEHPAVDPDRIVAKGGSYGGFMVLAAMTEYPDLWAAGVDSVGIANFVTFLENTGAWRREHREAEYGSLEDDREFLESISPIHDADRIDAPLFVLHGANDPRVPVGEAEQIAAEVETQGVPVEKLIFEDEGHGISKLDNRIEAYTAVVDFLDRHV, encoded by the coding sequence ACGACCTGGAGCGGTATCTCAACGTCCGCAGCGCCTACGGCGCGTCGGTCGGCCCCGAGGGCACGGTCGCCTTCCTGATGGACACGACGGGGACACCACAGATCTGGACGCTCGACGAACCCGGCGGCTGGCCCGAGCAACGCACCTTCTACGACGAACGCGTCACCTTCTGTTCGTTCTCGCCCGAGCGCCGCGAACTCGCCTTCGGTATGGACGAGGGCGGCGACGAGTTCACCCAGCTGTTTCGACTGGACCTCGACTCCGGCGAGGTCACGCCGCTGACCGCGACCCCCGACGCCATCCACTACTGGGGTGGGTGGTCCCACGACGGCGACCGCCTCGCCTTCGCCGCCAACCGCCGCGACGAGTCCGTCTTCGACGTGTACGTCCAGGGCCGCGACGAACACGGCGACGAGGCAGAACTGGTCCACGAGGGCGACGGCTGGCTCGCGCTGGCTGGCTGGAGTCCCGACGACGACCGCCTGCTCGTCACCGAACACGCCTCCTCGTTCGACAAGGACCTCTACGTCCTCGATCTGGACTCTGGCGACATCGAACACGTGACTCCCCACGAGGGCGAGGTCAGGTACGACAGCCCCTCGTGGGGCCCCGACGGCGAGGCGATTTACTGCTGTACCGACTGGGACAGCGATACTCTCAGACTCGAACGCCTCGACCTCGACACCGGCGAGTTCGAGGTCGTCGAGGACGGTGGCGAGTGGAACGTCGACGGCATCGCACTCGACGACGAGACCGGGAATCTGGCCTACTCCCGGAACGTCGACGGCTACACCGAGATCACCGTGGGCGAGTTGACGGGCGCGACCACCTACGAGACCCGGCCTGGGCCGGACCTGCCCGACGGAACAGCGGGCGGTGTCAGTTTCAGCCCCGATGCGGACCGGTTCGCGCTCTCTGCGTCCAGCCGTACGGACAACACGAACGTCCACGTCGTCGAGTTCGAGAACGGCGACACCGAGCGCTGGACCCGCGCCTCGACGGCCGGCATCCCACGGTCGTCGTTCCGCGAGCCCGAACTCGTCCACTACGAGACCTTCGACGACCGGGAGATTCCCGCCTACTTCACGCTGCCCGATCAGGAGAACCGGCCCTCGGACGGCGTCCCCGTCGTCGTCGACATCCACGGCGGCCCCGAGAGCCAGCGCCGCCCCTCGTTCTCGGGACTGACCCAGTACTTCCTCTCGCGGGGCTACGCGGTCTTCGAGCCCAACGTGCGCGGATCGACGGGCTACGGCACGGCCTACACGCACCTCGACGACGTGGAGAAACGGATGGACTCGGTGAAAGATATCCGGGCGGCGGTCGACTGGCTCGCCGAGCACCCCGCGGTCGACCCGGACCGGATCGTCGCCAAGGGTGGCTCCTACGGCGGGTTCATGGTGCTGGCGGCGATGACCGAGTACCCCGACCTCTGGGCCGCGGGTGTCGACTCCGTCGGCATCGCCAACTTCGTCACCTTCCTCGAGAACACCGGGGCCTGGCGGCGGGAACACCGCGAGGCCGAGTACGGATCGCTCGAAGACGACCGGGAGTTCCTCGAATCGATCAGTCCGATCCACGACGCCGACCGCATCGACGCCCCGCTGTTCGTCCTCCACGGCGCGAACGACCCGAGGGTGCCCGTCGGCGAGGCCGAGCAGATCGCCGCGGAAGTCGAGACACAGGGCGTCCCCGTCGAGAAACTGATCTTCGAGGACGAGGGTCACGGTATCTCGAAACTGGACAATCGGATCGAGGCCTACACCGCGGTCGTCGATTTCCTCGATCGGCACGTCTGA